The window TCCTCTAGGGAGATTGGCAGAGTCTCTTTGGCGAATTGATCCATTATCCGTATCTTTTACGTGCCAACGCGACGAGTAAACGACGCCTTGGCGTAAGCATTGCAGGCGCAACGCATCACGCGATTCTAACATGCCGCGAATCCGCTCCCGACTCAGGCACGTATACCTATTAGAGGGTGATTGCAGAGCGCGTCCCGATGCCCCACTTTTGCGCCGGTCAGGCGCGATTCGTGCGTGGGGCAATCCGCCGCTCAGCCATGACTGGCGGAGCCTCCAGCGGATTGCTTCTGTTGCGCATGCACCACAATTGAAGGGCGATTTGATTGGGGGCAGATTTTTTTATCGTGGGAAGGGAACGATATGGCAAAATGCCAACGCACAAAGAGTTAGACACTGCTCGAAGTCTACACAGCACGCTTTTTTGTTCTACACCGATGTTATACTTCGAGCAATGTATGACTTGTCTTCGTCAACAGGCTCGCAGTAAACCTGCGGTAATCTCAATTTCGAGAGGAGAAATATGAATAAACTTTCAAAGCTCGCGTTCATTGCAGCTACCGCAGTTATGGCTGCATCCGCCATGGCGCAGTCGGTGCCGGCGTCGCGACAAGCTACGAACGACAACTGGGTGAATGGTACCGGCGAATACGTGTGGATGAACGGCACGAACGAACTTTGCTGGCGCGATGCATTCTGGACGCCGGCAACGGCCAACGCAAAGTGCGATGGCGCCCTGGTTGCCCAGGCTCCGACCCCGCCGGCTCCGGTCGCACCTGCACCGGCGATCACCAGCCAAAAGATTACGTATCAAGCTGACGCGCTGTTCGACTTCGACAAGGCAATCCTGAAGCCGGGCGGTAAGGAAAAGCTGGACGATCTCGCATCGAAGATCGGCGCTTTGAACCTGGAAGTCGTCGTTGCAACGGGTTACACGGACCGTATCGGTTCGGACAAGTACAACGATCGTCTGTCGCTGCGCCGCGCTCAAGCTGTCAAGGCATACCTGGTCAGCAAGGGCATCGAATCCAACCGTATCTATACGGAAGGCAAGGGCAAGCGCAACCCGGTCACGACCGGTTGCAACCAGAAGAACCGCAAGCAACTTATCGCCTGCCTCGCACCGGATCGTCGCGTGGAAGTCGAAGTTGTCGGTACTTCGAAGCAATAAGCTCCAAGTTACCGCAGTATCAAAGCCCCGCTTCGGCGGGGCTTTTTTTTATGCCTGTTTTTCCCGCAGATCGAAGGCGTGTCGAGGCGGATTCCCACGCGCAGATACACGCGTCTTGCAGATTCACGAGCGACCCCGCACGGCACGACGGCATGGATCGCGCCCCAGAACGACGCGGCATTTTGCCGCCCTGTCGCTCGACCTATATACTCAGGGTTTATCCTCGAGCGCCCGCTCACCGCTCTCATCGAGGCAGCTTCCGCTATGACCAACGCCGATCCCCACGAACTGCAGAAATTCAGCGACCTTGCACATCGTTGGTGGGACCCGAATGCGGAATTCAAACCGCTGCACGAACTCAATCCCATTCGTCTGAGCTGGATCGACGCTCATGCGCCTCTCGCGGGCAAGAAGGTGCTGGATATCGGCTGCGGCGGCGGGATTCTGTCGGAGTCCATGGCTAGCCTGGGCGCGCACGTCAAAGGTATCGACCTGTCGCACCAGGCGCTCGGCGTGGCCGATCTTCACAGTCTTGAAAGCGGCGTCACCGTCGACTACGAAGAAATCGCCGCCGAGGCGCTCGCCGCCCGCGAACCGGGCACGTACGACGTGGTCACCTGCATGGAAATGCTCGAGCACGTGCCGGAGCCGTCCGCCATTGTCGAAGCCTGCAAAACGCTGGTGAAGCCCGGCGGCTGGGTGTTCTTCTCCACGCTGAACCGCAACGTGAAGTCGTACCTGTTTGCGGTGATCGGTGCCGAATACATCGCACGCATGCTGCCCAAGGGCACGCACGACTACGCTCGCTTCATTCGCCCGTCGGAATTGGCGAGCTTCGTGCGCGCGGCCGAGCTGCGCACA is drawn from Burkholderia sp. 9120 and contains these coding sequences:
- the ompA gene encoding outer membrane protein OmpA, with the protein product MNKLSKLAFIAATAVMAASAMAQSVPASRQATNDNWVNGTGEYVWMNGTNELCWRDAFWTPATANAKCDGALVAQAPTPPAPVAPAPAITSQKITYQADALFDFDKAILKPGGKEKLDDLASKIGALNLEVVVATGYTDRIGSDKYNDRLSLRRAQAVKAYLVSKGIESNRIYTEGKGKRNPVTTGCNQKNRKQLIACLAPDRRVEVEVVGTSKQ
- the ubiG gene encoding bifunctional 2-polyprenyl-6-hydroxyphenol methylase/3-demethylubiquinol 3-O-methyltransferase UbiG, producing MTNADPHELQKFSDLAHRWWDPNAEFKPLHELNPIRLSWIDAHAPLAGKKVLDIGCGGGILSESMASLGAHVKGIDLSHQALGVADLHSLESGVTVDYEEIAAEALAAREPGTYDVVTCMEMLEHVPEPSAIVEACKTLVKPGGWVFFSTLNRNVKSYLFAVIGAEYIARMLPKGTHDYARFIRPSELASFVRAAELRTADIKGIVYNPLSKHFALSADTSVNYMLACRRDV